ttgattttatataagaATTGAGTTATcataattaatctttaaatcaTCTTATAGATctgaaatatttattacttttattaatcaCTGAATAAGTAATTTTCATTGATAAAGGTGGAGCCTTGGGAATGTCAATGCAATCCCTTCGTCCTCTCCACAaacattattcttttataagatTCAGCAACAAATATCAGTTCCTTTCCTGAAGTAGTTTAAGAAAGTTTAGATTCCATTTCATCGCAATGCTCCTATTATCTTGTTTTGCAAATTGTAGTTAAAGAAACAGTTTAAAGACCATAAACCGCCAAAAACCGTCACAAAATTTCAAACTGTTAAAAATGTGAGAATTGCATGGCACAATATATAAAGCTCTAACTCCAAATCCAGAATTTTGTTTCAGTGCATGTTTTGGTTCTATCTGGTAACAATGGATCAAGAAATGGGTGTCAAAGTGTACAATGCAACTCCACCAGCAGAGGAAGGAGGAAGAAACAAGAACCCGCAGCAGAACAAGCGTCGTGCGATGATGGCAAAGGGTGTTCAGAAAACTCTATCCAAAACCTCTCTCCTCGGAAACTTCCTTCCCACGGGAACTCTCCTCACCTTCGAGATGGTGCTGCCTTCCATCTACAAGAACGGAGAGTGCAGCCACGTGCAGACCCTCATGATCAACTTCCTCCTCTCTGTCTGCGCCCTCTCCTGCTTCTTCTTCCACTTCACCGACAGTTTCCACGGCCCTGACGGAACCCTCTACTATGGCTTCGTCACCACGCGCGGCCTCTCCGTCTTCAAGCCTTCTCTCCCCGCCGTGCCTGTGCCCAGCGACGACAAGTTCAAGGTGGGCTTCACCGACTTCGTCCACGCCGTCATGTCCGTGATGATCTTCGTGGCCATTGCTGTTTCCGATCACAGGGTCACCAACTGTTTGTTCCCTGGGCACGAGAAGGACTTGGAGCAGGTTAGGGAGAGTTTTCCTCTCTTGGTGGGACTCCTTTGCAGTGGCTTGTTCCTCGTCTTTCCCACTTCCAGACATGGCATTGGTTGCATGTCTGCTTAGTTCCTTCTCTTCCTTTCATCAACAAATTTAGGATTATAATGTATGATGTTTGATTCTGTTCATAATGTATATGTTGTATGATTCTCTTTGTTACTGACATCTTCATAATGTATGATGTATATGATGTATGTTCTCCTCCATGTATGTTCTGTCTCGCTTATTCATTTGACTTTTTCAGAAGGCCTGAAAATAGgtcttaatttgtttattaGTTACATAAACATGTTTTGAAACTCATATAGTGTTCTTGATAAATGATAGATTGTTTAAGAAAGACACTGTTATGATAGTATTGTAAAAGATAAAGCCAATACCATCAAGAATTACATCAAACCATTTTGATGGGATTATTATCTAACTTGTGTAAATTAGACATCCTCTGTTTTTTTGGTGTTCTGAAGACAAATCTTACCATCTTTTTTCAGTTAACGTGATATAATCTTACCGCTAACCActtaaatgatataattttagtGGACAATATTTGCCTCCTGTGATTGTGTAAGCGTTGATCTGTGCTTAAGTTTTGGTGAATGATTTAGTGGTTTGAATGACAGAATTTTCTAATATCCACAAGCTGACTCTGGATACTGTTGGGCTTTTTTAGGCAATGCAATTTTCACAGATGTAGTGCGGTGAAAGATATCCATATTTTGATAGGACAATCATTAGTTGTGAGATTCTGTAGATGCTGCCACAACGAGAATGAAATACATGGAATTAAACGACCTTGCTTTGAAATCTTGCTTTGAAATATCACTGTCTCTCCTTCCTCCTCTCCACATTAAACTTTATGAGTGATCAATAGTTCTTAATTTACCACAATAAGATATAACACATTATTCTTTTGTATCATTCACCGACAAATATTAATCCTTTCCTGAAGTAGTTTTAGAAAGTTTAGATTCCATTTCATGGCAATGCTCGTATTATCGTTTAGTAGTTGCTTTGAAAATACATGTATATGATAATGATGGAAGAAGGTGAGGAAATGTGCAATACTAATACGGATACTTCATGAGAAATCAAGCTAAAACCGTATCATAGAAAATCAGATTTGCATACTATAATTAGTACATTTGAGCCGCTGAACACTTGCAACCCACAATATTACAGTTACACAATCCTTACAGCGCCAAAATTTCGCTTTCCAATCCCCATCATAAACCCTCTAACTATAACCAATAGAATTTCAACAGCTTGCACAGTTATTTTCCCTCGTACAACAATTAATACAATGAAACTATTAAACATGAATTAGCTCCATTGTGAAAAGTTTGCTTTGATGGAAATAAATGCAAAAAGTTCACCATTGGTATTTGGCTGCAAGAAGCACCTCCTCATACTGCAAAGCAGCATTATCCCAACTAAGATCTTGTGTCATTCCTCTCCTTTGAAGACCTTCCCAGCTCTTCTTATACTCCCTATAGGTCCATAGGCAATTCCCTAATGCATTTGATAACTTACCTGAATCTGCACTTTCAAAGGTCCACCCAAGGCCAGACTCACTGAAAGGATCAAAAGGCTGCACTGTGTCTCTCAGTCCACCAACAGCATGTACAACAGGAACTGTTCCATAGTTCATGGCATAAAGTTGGTTCAATCCACATGGCTCAAACCTTGATGGCATGAGCAATATGTCTGCGCCTGCAGTTATCCTGTGAGCCATCTTCACTGAAAAACCAACCCATCCCCTTATCTTGTCATTGTGTTGGCTTTCAAATTGCCTAAGCATGTGTTCTAGATCCGGCCTTCCAGAGCCTAACATGACTAATTGCACATCCTGACTCATCAACCAAGGAATTGCTTCAGCTATGATATCAACTCCTTTCTGTGGATCCAACCTTCCAATGAAGCCAATTAGTGGGACATCCTCACGGATAGGCAAACCAAGCTCCTTTTGCAATGCTGTTTTACATTGAAGTTTGCCACTAGAAAGTGTCTCAAGGGAGTAGTTAGTGTAGCCATCTGATTTCAAGTGAACATCAAACAGAGGATTCCAATCTTTGTCGTCAATTCCATTCACAATGCCCTTCAATTTCCAATCATTCTCCTTTATGATCCCATGCAAGCCCCAACCACCTTGAGAAGTTTTGAGCTCCCACGCATACCCATGACTAACCGTGACAACACGGTCTGCTGTCTTTAAACCAGCGGCAAAGATGTTGAAATGGTCACCTCCAATGGGGTCATATAATTTGAAAAGGTCCATGTGGTGTTCAGGTAAATCCACAGCGAAAAAATCATCAACAGGCCCCCTACCCTGTAAAAGAAACAGTGCAGTTTAGACTAATTAAGTAAATGAAATCAGCTTCAATGATCTGTCCCCCACTTGAGGTAGTTTCTTTTTCAGAGGTATAAGTTCGATTTCTGATATAACTGGCTGGTAGTTTAGTAACTCAGACACATAGGTTGAGTAAAACTTTTTTCTTGATTTGTTAATTTCATTTGCTTTCTGAAAAGACATATGAACATTTTACATCAGAATTGACTGAacttttttatatcattatctGCAAAGGGTTTATAAAAGCTACTGTGGTATTTATCACTCTGGTTACTGTGATTAACTGATAATCATAAAATACATTCATTTCCCATCCAAATAGACTAGTGGATCATATTTATTCCTAAAACACGAAAAATATATCCAGCAGCTCCTTAATAAGCTACACCAAaacaatgaattaaaaaaattaaaatggtttTCTAGATTCAGATGGAACCTGGTGAGCTATGTTATGAATCACAAGAACTGATCTTGTATACTTCATCAAACCCTGCTCGCGATAATATGCCTTCAGATAAACTGGCAGCAATGCAGTATGCCAATCATTTGCTATAAAAGCCAAATTTCCATCTCCATAGCAAACACCTCCACATGGAACGTGCCATGGAACCTGCAATTGTTAAATTCGTTTTGTCACGTTGCAGGTATGCAGAAATAAGGATTTGAAATAAAACTTCACCGTTGATAAAAAGCATAGCAATCGTGTTAGCCACATATGTCCATAATCTggatcttttatataaatatatatatatatatatatatatatatatatttgttacaGCATAAGAAAATAGCACATGCAATCTGCTAAAAATCTTGAAATGTTATAGCTGAGTTTTCCATTTCTTGATTCAGTCACTTCAGAAATCAATTTAGTTTATGTACCTCAACCGCTGCCTTGCAAAACAGCACCATACGTTTTAGAATATCCTGTTCCATAAAGGACAACATGAGTCAAATAGCTCAGAAATAATACAAACGTAACGTTGCAGCATTTTGATTTAGACCTTGCAATCATCTAACTAATGGTGGAAAACAATAGCTTAAAAACTCAGAAGGCTATTTTCTTTACCcatcttttctctttttagGGACTTGAGAATGTGCTGGATAATGTTATACGATAAACACTGATCATACATAACAGTGATCCTCaacttaataaataatagaCTATTACCAATCGGCTTCCCCCATATATGTTACGTTCTAGATGATGAAAAAGTGGATTGTCAATGAAAACGAAATCTACACCATCAATGTAGGCTTGGAAATATTTTACTTCCGCCTCCTGTAAATTAATAATTGGAAAGGTTACAGcactataaaaatattatcaacttAATAGATTCaaagaatttaattaatcacTAATAAAGTATACTGCATACATGACCATCTACTTTGTACCATTTTCGCACCCCTGTATCTTGGGCTTCCGCATAATTACCATAGCGAGGTGTCACAACCTataggaaagaaagaaaagagaaatctGATATATTATTCAAAAGGAACCAAGCAAGGAAAATATTTTGTGAAGTTCATGTTGTTCTTCCCTTAGCAAGCAGCAAATTTGAATAGTGTGATTTCTTCCCTAGAATGTGAGACtgaattcattaaaaaattagtattttacCATAACTCTATGTCCACGTCTAGCCAAAGCCTTTGGCAAGGAACCAACTACATCACCAAGCCCACCTATTAAAATTAGCATAGGGATATAAGtctttaaattacataaaaatgaaaatgacatGCATAAAGGGCAATAAATAGTTTGGAAAAGAGATGAGACAGAGAGAGCTCAATGGATCTTCTCATGGAAGTAGTTGAAAACCTATATGGATATAACAAAAGTGTTTCCAGTTTCTTTTTAGTCTTTTGTCAATTATTCGTGTTTTCAAACAACCCTGAAAAAATTTAATGCATGCACTAGATTACACATAACCAGTTTTAAGTTCTTAGATGAAGACAATTCTCAATAGTGCCTTACCTTGTAATAGGACACATAACCAACATGAATTTAACAAGGAAACACAGATCAAGTTATTACCTGTTTTTGACCAGGGAGCACATTCTGCTGCAACCAATATGACATTCATGACATTGGTCCCAGCCAAAGGTTGGGGTGTTTCTGTTTCACCTTCACTCTCAATAGGGGTAGATTCACTTATACCTTCCTGATTCTCAACCTCTAGACTCAAATTTTCAGTACCATTTACAAAGAAGGCTGAGAGAGTATCAGGCCTATTAGTCTTATGTGTCTTGTCTTCACTAGACTGGACATAGTTTGGTGAAGCAATAATTCCATTTTGGTTTTTAACTGCATTGCCATCCCTGGTGGAAGCACTCTGTGGACTTGGTTTATTTGTGAAAGATTTGTTAGCGAGTTCATAAGACGTCCTGTTCACTTCTGATCCAAGAATGTTCTCACTCTTTTCGGAAGAAACCAGTTTCTTTATTTCCACAACCTACAAATGGACAAGAGAAAACCATATGCATGCATGGAATAACTTGCTGGTTTAAGAAAGCACCAAAGAAATCAAACAGATTCTGATGAAGCagaatatatttgtttaattgatTGATCTTCTGTTCCATTATTTGCAAACTGTAGTTAAAGAAACACCTTTAAGGGGGGTGTCTTTGATAGATAGTACATAattgtgataaaataaatagaaagttGTTCCAACTGTTgtgataaaatcaaatataaggcatttacacaaaatataaattttaattaagttattattgtattttgttCTCTCAAAGCATACTCCTCCCATCCTTGTATGAAAGTTAAATCCAATTacagaataaattaaaaaaaaaaagtcattccATCTAAATTATGGatctgttttttaattttattatgtattaattttggTTCCTAACCGATTTAGTTCTGAACTATCCGGtgagatatatatattttttcttggaGGCTTTAATGAATTGCATAATGCAGATTAATTTTAATACTGTAACTAATTCAAAGTATCAAATGTCtcattcataaattataatataattaataacgatAGTCACATTTATTAATAATGCATATAGTTGTGtgtatatttttagaaatgtataaatttcttcttccaccattagcagtttaaaataattaatacaacaTATTATTCTAATCCAACATTAAAGCAAGATAATAGCAAATTGTTGAGTAGTATTATTATGGAATATATAGAGGAGAGAAATTAATACCTGTTGAAGGAGATCCTTTTGCAAAGCTAGcaccttatttttcttttcattgatgCCCTCAACAGCTTCTGCGCCGTCTTTACCCTCATCTGCCCCTAAACTGTTACCACCTGTTGCCTTTATGCGCGTACTGATTCCCAAGCTTTGCGAATGTTCAAAAACGACACCGTTTTTCTGTGGAAATCTGAGACAAGGGTTTCCTCTGCTATGAAGCAGAACCAAAGCTTGGGCACTTATTGATGACGCCATGAGAAGCTACGAATAACAACAAGGCTAATTGGTTTCACAAACTTAGCAGAGATGATAAGGATTTTGCAGTTGAAGGATATGAAGGTGTAGAAAGTGATAAACCGAGGAACTTGAACTGATTGATTACATCTGTCAAAAACAAACGCAACTAAACCtacatttatacatatatattatgcaTGTAGAGAGATTGAGAAGGAAGAAAATCCACCAGGTGGGTCCCAAAGAAAGTGAAAGCATGGAGGAGTTTGAGGTTGGAAATGACAGATGATTTTGGAACAGAAATGGGAAGAAAGAACATTTTCAGTGTGAGAATTTCATGGCCATAGATAATTCATGAATTTAAAATGTGGAGTTTTTGTGGGACCATTGATGATGGTCTCTCGTTTTTTTAAGGttgtctctttttttcttcttctttccgATCGAATAATATGATCtcattaatttcttaatttcttttaataaattgttattaaTGAAAGTGAAAAGTTTATTTCGAGATTAAATTAtcgtataaaaaataaatgaaattagttggctttataaaagtattttcTATTGGAAAAGTTCGGAaccttcatgttttcttttctacatctcatatactttttaaaatttcaattatattcttattgAAATTATAGTTTCGtactaattatataattcaaaagtaaaaaatattaattttacaaatcaaatgtaaatttacatttcaaatttataatataaatatgaaagacaatttttaatttaaatttcattttaaattatataatctataatataaatttacattatgaattgtataatttataatgaaaattcgaaaaacaattcataatataaattttattgataaattgtATAATTCGGAATGtaatatagttataaaataattgataatacaAATTACATACCGAATGGTATTATATGTAAtgttaattttcattataaacaATATAATTCGTAATGCTTCTAATGTTAATGGGTATTCACCAAATGAAATAAAACCAAAAGggataataatacaaaaaaacacacataCTCTATGCAATGAAGGGGTTGCATGAAGAAGATGGGGTGGGTTTAGAGACGAGGAAGAAGACGGGGGTAgaggtaaaagaaaaaaataggatgGAGATGGAAGAAAATATAGAAGTGCAGTAAAGGAAAAGGGAAGGAAATGAAAGTAAATTTGACTTTTCGTTTTGCTCATGGGGTATAAGAAGAAGACATGGAAGTGTAGGAAGAAATTCCCAAAAAGTTATCATAAAAGTTTGGTAAGCTTCTCCCATAAACTTATCCATGCATACACATTTttaagagaagaagaataatgaaattaattataatatattttgttcaaaaattaccaatgaaaaattaatacgaaattttattaattattatgcaTAAAATTGACTTCTGAATACCATTCAAAGATAATATcgaaagtaacaaataaaactcaagatgaaaagaataaaaaaataactaataaataaataaaaataaacagttCAATAGTTGAAATTCCAAAATTGATTATTGAAATTACAAGAAAATCGATCCAAActttaaaatttcatgaaagGTATAGAAGAAAATAGAGGGGAAAGACGGGATGGTTGAGACTTGGCCATAATTGCTCCCCCAAAAGGTTTATATAATGTCTCCTAATGATTTTTCTTAAGTATCtttatcaaattttcttttatcataatgactattacattattaaagccctttcacatgaaaaagataaaaaaaaatcacatattctattttttgtttgctttctcccattttttgttttttcatgttctttttGCTATCTTCATGTAATGTTTGACTTCTTATAACTTTGATTATTTGCTaacttttgatttaattttggaAGTATCATTAAGCTTTGATCAATTTATCCACAATTCCATAAACTTATCTTTCACTGTAATGGTACTAACttacttcaaaatattcaaaatacatTCATGCAATTTTAACTGATGCAGAATAAGCCTAATTGTATGCATGAATTTGCATTCATGAGTATCTCCATT
This region of Vigna unguiculata cultivar IT97K-499-35 chromosome 5, ASM411807v1, whole genome shotgun sequence genomic DNA includes:
- the LOC114183003 gene encoding protein DMP9-like — translated: MFWFYLVTMDQEMGVKVYNATPPAEEGGRNKNPQQNKRRAMMAKGVQKTLSKTSLLGNFLPTGTLLTFEMVLPSIYKNGECSHVQTLMINFLLSVCALSCFFFHFTDSFHGPDGTLYYGFVTTRGLSVFKPSLPAVPVPSDDKFKVGFTDFVHAVMSVMIFVAIAVSDHRVTNCLFPGHEKDLEQVRESFPLLVGLLCSGLFLVFPTSRHGIGCMSA
- the LOC114185453 gene encoding granule-bound starch synthase 2, chloroplastic/amyloplastic-like: MASSISAQALVLLHSRGNPCLRFPQKNGVVFEHSQSLGISTRIKATGGNSLGADEGKDGAEAVEGINEKKNKVLALQKDLLQQVVEIKKLVSSEKSENILGSEVNRTSYELANKSFTNKPSPQSASTRDGNAVKNQNGIIASPNYVQSSEDKTHKTNRPDTLSAFFVNGTENLSLEVENQEGISESTPIESEGETETPQPLAGTNVMNVILVAAECAPWSKTGGLGDVVGSLPKALARRGHRVMVVTPRYGNYAEAQDTGVRKWYKVDGHEAEVKYFQAYIDGVDFVFIDNPLFHHLERNIYGGSRLDILKRMVLFCKAAVEVPWHVPCGGVCYGDGNLAFIANDWHTALLPVYLKAYYREQGLMKYTRSVLVIHNIAHQGRGPVDDFFAVDLPEHHMDLFKLYDPIGGDHFNIFAAGLKTADRVVTVSHGYAWELKTSQGGWGLHGIIKENDWKLKGIVNGIDDKDWNPLFDVHLKSDGYTNYSLETLSSGKLQCKTALQKELGLPIREDVPLIGFIGRLDPQKGVDIIAEAIPWLMSQDVQLVMLGSGRPDLEHMLRQFESQHNDKIRGWVGFSVKMAHRITAGADILLMPSRFEPCGLNQLYAMNYGTVPVVHAVGGLRDTVQPFDPFSESGLGWTFESADSGKLSNALGNCLWTYREYKKSWEGLQRRGMTQDLSWDNAALQYEEVLLAAKYQW